The nucleotide window TTGCGGGTCTTCGACGGCTTCCGGCTGCTCGCCGGCTACCCGGACTTCTTCGAACTCAAGCGCACCCGCACCGGCCCGCTCAACGTCCACTGACGGCGTCCGCCGCCGCGGCTCACCCCTCGTAGGCGTCCCGCAACGCCTGGATGTCGAGCTTGGACATGGTGAGCATGGCCCGCATCACCCGGTCCGACCTGACCGGATCGGGATCGGACAGCAACTCGGTCAGCACGGTGGGCACGATCTGCCACGACACCCCGAACCGGTCCTTGAGCCAGCCGCACGGCCCGTGCTGGCCGCCCTCGCCGAGCGCACGCCACAACGCGTCGACCTCCTCCTGCGTGGCGCAGTCCACGTAGAGGGAGATCGCCTCGGTGAAGGTGTGGTGCGGGCCGCCGTTGAGCGCGATGAAACGCTGGCCGGCCAGCTCGAAGACAACGGTCATCACCGTGCCCGGCGTCCCCGGCCCGGCCTCGCCGTACCGCTGGACCTGCACCACCCGCGAGTCGTCGAAGACGGAGGTGTAGTGCCGTACCGCCTCTTCGGCCTGGTCGTCGTACCAGAGAAATGTGGTGATTTTCTGCATGACGTGATGGTGTCACGCATCCGGGTCCCCGCGCCGTCGAAAGGGGCTTTCGGCGTGCCGGGACCCGTGTGTTCCGGCCGCGCGCCCGGTCGGGGCGCGGCCGGAACCGGGCCGGGTCAGACCTGGCCGCGCCAGCCGCCGGTCTCCCGGCCCCGGGACTCGATGTATTCCTTGAAGTTGTGCAGGTCGTTCTTGGCCTGCCGCTTCACGAAGCCCAGCTTGTCGCCGATGGTGTCGGCGAGCCCCTGCGGGTCGTGGTCGAGCTGGAGCATCACCTTGGTGTGGGTGTCGTCGAGCCGGTGGAAGGTGACCACACCGGCCTGCCGGGCCTCGCCCTGCACCGTGGTCCAGGCCACCCGCTCGTCGGGGATCTGCTCGGTGATCTCCGCGTCGAACTCACGCCGGTTGCCGCCGACCTTGGTCACCCAGTGCGTCAGCGTCGGGGTGCGCTGCTCGATGCGCTCGACACCCTCCATGAAGTTGGGGAACTCCTCGAACTGCGTCCACTGGTTGTAGGCCGTGGTCAGCGGGACGTCGACCGCGATGGATTCCTCGACGTGCGACATGTCGCAGCACTCCTCGATGTGCGAGAGGTATCGGTCACTCCGCCATCGCGTACCCGCAGCGGACCATGTGATGCCTTTTCTCCCGGTTCCGCCGCACACCTCGCGGACGCGGCGGCGGGACCGGACGGGGAAGGGGTCCGTCCGGTCCCGCCGCCGCGCTTCCGCCCGGCGTCAGCCCACCGGGGCCACCGCCTGGTCGCGGACGGCCTGGGCCTGCGCCCATCCGGTGGGCGTGGCGGCCAGCGCGCGCAGCGCCCGCAGCTGCCGGGGCGGCACGCCGATCGCCGCCACCCCGGTCACCCGCTCGTCGTCGCCGTAGAGCGCGACGACCCGGCGCGTACCGCCGTCCTCCACCGTGACCTCGGTCCGCGTGGCGCCCGCGAGCAGCCCGTACGCCTGGAGCTTCAGGTCGTACTGGTCGGACCAGAAGTACGGCACCGGGGCGAACGGGGTGCGCTCGCCGCCGTCCGGCACCAGCTCCGCCAGCAGGTTGCGGGCGGCGGCCATGCCCTGCTCGGTGGCGTTCATCCGGTGCTCGACACGCAGCCGGCGCCGGTAACCGGGGTGGTCCCAGCGAGCCACGTCACCGGCCGCGTAGACACCCGGCGCGGCGGCGCAGTACGCGTCGCAGCCCAGGCCGTCGGCGGTGTCGAGGGCGGCGTCACCACGCAGCCACTCCACCGCCGGAACCGAGCCGACGGCCACCAGCACGGTGTCGGCGGGCAGCCGTTCGCCACCGGCCAGCCGCACCCCCGACACCCGGCCGTCCGACCCCTCGAACCCCTCGACCGCGGCGGTCAGCAGCGTCACGCCGTGCGCCCGGTGCTCGGCCGCGAGCACCTGGCCCACCTCGTCCCCGACGACCCGGGCCATCGGCAGCGGCTCGGCGCCCACCAGCGTGACCTCGTGGCCCAACGTCCGTGCCACGGCGGCGGCTTCGGCACCCAGCACACCGTTGCCGACCACCACCAGCCGCGCCCCGCCGCCCTCCGGCAGCCGGCCGCGCAGCGCCAGCGCGTCGTCCAGGGTGCGCAGCGTGTGGACCCCGGCGAGCCCCTCGCCGCCGGGCAGCGTACGTGCCCGTACCCCGGTCGCCACGATCACGCCGTCACACACCAGCCGTTCGCCGTCGGCCAGGGTGACCGTGCGGGTGGCGGAGTCCAGCGCGGTGGCGGCGGTGCCGAGGCGCAGGTCGAGTCCGAGGGCGTCGAGCTGCTCGGTGGTGCGCAGGTGCAGCCGGTCCGGTGTCCAGTCGCCGGCCAGCAGCTGCTTGGACAGCGGCGGACGGTCGTACGGCGGGTGGGGTTCGTCGCCTATCAGCGTCAGCCGGCCGGTCCAGCCGAAGCGGCGCAGCCCCTCGACGGCGGCGAGACCGGCCGCCGAGGCGCCGACGACGGCGATGTGCCCGGTGCTCACTCGTGGACCTGGATGACGGCGGCCGGGCAGATGGTGGCGGCCTCACGGACCGCGTCGTGCTGGTCGGCCGGCGGCTCGGCGTCGAGGAGGACGACGACGCCGTCCTCGTCCCGCTGGTCGAAGACCTCGGGCGCGACCAGGACGCACTGTCCGGCGGCGCAGCACTTGTCGGCGTCCAGGGTGATCTTCATGGCGTACTCCGGTGATGTGTGGTGTTACGGGACTTCGGGGGACGTGGCGGGGGAGCGGGTCACCAGGTGACCGGCAGCGCGTGGCAGCCGTAGATCGCCATGTCGGTACGGAACGGGATCTCCTCCACCGGCACCGCGGGCCGCAGCCCGGGGAACCGGCGCAGCAGCGTGCCGATGACGACCTGGAGCTCCACCCGGGCCAGCGCCTG belongs to Streptantibioticus cattleyicolor NRRL 8057 = DSM 46488 and includes:
- a CDS encoding NAD(P)/FAD-dependent oxidoreductase; this translates as MSTGHIAVVGASAAGLAAVEGLRRFGWTGRLTLIGDEPHPPYDRPPLSKQLLAGDWTPDRLHLRTTEQLDALGLDLRLGTAATALDSATRTVTLADGERLVCDGVIVATGVRARTLPGGEGLAGVHTLRTLDDALALRGRLPEGGGARLVVVGNGVLGAEAAAVARTLGHEVTLVGAEPLPMARVVGDEVGQVLAAEHRAHGVTLLTAAVEGFEGSDGRVSGVRLAGGERLPADTVLVAVGSVPAVEWLRGDAALDTADGLGCDAYCAAAPGVYAAGDVARWDHPGYRRRLRVEHRMNATEQGMAAARNLLAELVPDGGERTPFAPVPYFWSDQYDLKLQAYGLLAGATRTEVTVEDGGTRRVVALYGDDERVTGVAAIGVPPRQLRALRALAATPTGWAQAQAVRDQAVAPVG
- a CDS encoding ferredoxin, which codes for MKITLDADKCCAAGQCVLVAPEVFDQRDEDGVVVLLDAEPPADQHDAVREAATICPAAVIQVHE
- a CDS encoding SRPBCC family protein yields the protein MSHVEESIAVDVPLTTAYNQWTQFEEFPNFMEGVERIEQRTPTLTHWVTKVGGNRREFDAEITEQIPDERVAWTTVQGEARQAGVVTFHRLDDTHTKVMLQLDHDPQGLADTIGDKLGFVKRQAKNDLHNFKEYIESRGRETGGWRGQV
- a CDS encoding VOC family protein — its product is MQKITTFLWYDDQAEEAVRHYTSVFDDSRVVQVQRYGEAGPGTPGTVMTVVFELAGQRFIALNGGPHHTFTEAISLYVDCATQEEVDALWRALGEGGQHGPCGWLKDRFGVSWQIVPTVLTELLSDPDPVRSDRVMRAMLTMSKLDIQALRDAYEG